One Novipirellula galeiformis DNA window includes the following coding sequences:
- a CDS encoding outer membrane protein assembly factor BamB family protein — protein MNENRASSSAAAPSSHVLGLVVTESNQAASPDPAAGSEPPSDNASQPDDASARVIDREPNYLLRMTVVAIVAGLMVYLLQRFVSERDHQNANLFSFGVIGVALLILLTQLFRLAQNHGHRLLVPIAVVVVTALLATLIRFDGFSGEMMPQFKPRFWNGNQPERPSLVTGSLQTLTPLEESESTVALEGSSGFLGNNRTGFIAQRHFQVPRSEAEVEVLWNQGIGEGWSGFAIANDRAITLEQRDQIESVSCYRLGDGSLLWGVNHQARHEHPLGGIGPRSTPTIVGDRVYALGATGKLWCIDLNTGEEIWTADLLELAGWNQTQSETAIPWGRSASPLIVDGLCVVPFGGSRDPAIPPSDLAKSGRSLIAFDAASGEIRWTAGEDQISYASPITLTLGGERQLVSVNETTISGHRIQDGFPLWSIEWPGQTNTSANCSTVTPAGVNRFLVGKGYGGGSALAEVKRDSDATWNAQSVWRSGRILKTKFADTVVVGETAYALSNGSLEAVAIDDGKRRWQQPRGERSGQGQILVCEDTIVVQNETGEILFVELNEDRYSVLLRLSALDSKTWNVPTIAGRHLIVRNDREVICFLLPERESS, from the coding sequence ATGAACGAGAATCGGGCCTCGTCTTCTGCTGCGGCCCCTTCTTCCCATGTCCTAGGCCTCGTTGTGACCGAATCGAATCAAGCTGCCTCCCCCGACCCCGCGGCTGGAAGTGAACCACCAAGCGACAACGCCTCCCAACCTGATGACGCGTCGGCGCGCGTGATCGACCGCGAACCCAACTACCTGCTGCGGATGACGGTGGTTGCCATCGTTGCCGGTTTAATGGTCTATCTGCTCCAGCGTTTCGTTTCCGAACGTGATCACCAGAACGCGAACCTGTTTTCGTTTGGCGTGATCGGGGTCGCGCTGCTGATCCTGCTGACCCAACTTTTTCGTTTGGCACAGAATCACGGTCATCGGTTGCTGGTTCCCATTGCGGTCGTGGTGGTCACCGCTTTGCTTGCAACGCTGATTCGCTTCGATGGCTTTAGCGGCGAGATGATGCCTCAATTCAAGCCTCGATTTTGGAACGGGAATCAACCGGAGCGACCTTCGCTAGTGACCGGATCGCTCCAGACGCTAACGCCGCTCGAGGAGTCTGAGAGTACCGTTGCACTGGAAGGATCGAGCGGATTTCTTGGAAATAATCGCACCGGTTTTATCGCCCAACGCCATTTCCAGGTCCCCCGCAGTGAAGCGGAGGTCGAGGTGTTATGGAACCAAGGCATCGGCGAAGGATGGTCCGGATTCGCGATTGCCAACGACCGGGCGATTACGTTGGAACAGCGTGACCAAATCGAGTCCGTCAGCTGTTATCGATTGGGGGACGGATCGCTGTTGTGGGGAGTGAACCATCAAGCGAGGCATGAGCATCCGCTGGGCGGAATCGGTCCACGTTCGACCCCCACGATTGTGGGCGATCGTGTCTACGCGCTCGGAGCGACCGGCAAACTTTGGTGCATCGACCTGAACACAGGCGAAGAAATTTGGACAGCCGACCTGCTCGAACTCGCTGGATGGAACCAAACTCAATCCGAGACGGCCATTCCGTGGGGACGATCCGCATCTCCGCTGATTGTGGACGGATTGTGTGTGGTTCCGTTTGGCGGCTCCCGTGATCCCGCCATCCCGCCGTCCGACTTGGCCAAATCGGGTCGCAGTCTGATCGCCTTTGACGCCGCAAGCGGAGAGATTCGCTGGACCGCAGGCGAAGACCAAATCAGCTACGCCTCGCCGATCACACTGACGCTGGGAGGCGAACGCCAGCTTGTTTCGGTCAACGAGACGACCATTAGCGGCCATCGGATCCAAGACGGATTCCCGCTGTGGTCCATCGAATGGCCAGGCCAAACCAACACCTCAGCGAATTGCTCGACCGTAACTCCGGCGGGCGTGAACCGCTTTTTGGTTGGCAAAGGCTACGGTGGTGGGAGTGCGCTTGCCGAGGTGAAACGGGATTCGGATGCAACGTGGAACGCCCAATCCGTTTGGCGCTCCGGACGCATTCTCAAAACCAAGTTCGCCGACACCGTGGTCGTTGGCGAAACGGCGTACGCATTAAGCAATGGGTCGCTCGAAGCGGTCGCCATCGACGACGGCAAACGGCGTTGGCAGCAACCGCGTGGCGAACGGTCCGGTCAAGGCCAGATCTTGGTGTGTGAGGATACGATCGTAGTTCAGAATGAAACGGGCGAAATTCTGTTCGTCGAGCTGAACGAAGATCGCTATTCGGTCCTGCTCCGCTTATCCGCCCTCGACTCGAAAACATGGAACGTGCCCACGATCGCAGGCCGCCATTTGATCGTGCGAAACGATCGTGAAGTGATCTGTTTCCTACTGCCCGAACGCGAGTCATCTTAG
- a CDS encoding DUF971 domain-containing protein, which yields MNTSESKSLPDEPDLTPLAISREGESVIQIQWNDGTSTRWTVSQLRAACPCATCREKKRGQEKKEASKASLSLPVLSAAEARPLRIESMRPVGSYAYQIAFSDGHSSGIFPIKLLANPLG from the coding sequence ATGAATACCTCCGAAAGCAAATCGCTGCCCGATGAACCTGATCTGACCCCCCTCGCGATCTCCCGAGAGGGCGAGTCGGTGATCCAAATTCAATGGAATGATGGCACCAGCACGCGGTGGACGGTGAGCCAGTTGCGAGCGGCGTGTCCGTGCGCGACCTGTCGTGAAAAAAAGCGGGGGCAAGAGAAAAAAGAAGCATCCAAGGCCTCGCTCAGCTTGCCGGTGCTGAGTGCCGCCGAGGCCCGACCGCTACGCATCGAATCGATGCGTCCGGTGGGCTCCTATGCCTACCAAATCGCCTTTAGCGACGGTCACTCCTCGGGCATCTTCCCGATTAAGTTGTTGGCCAACCCGCTGGGCTAA
- a CDS encoding phenylacetate--CoA ligase family protein, whose translation MSDMNLARFPANGTRESLVLLQLERLNALLAVARTRPFYADRLKNVSLPLTSLRQLRDIPLLTKADLIPQSRPSPAAIFDLPLTQYTHMHQTSGTRGWPLPVLDTQADWQWWIRCWHYVLDAAEVTAEDIAMMAFSFGPFIGFWTANDAMIDRGALCVPLGGISSESRLKMIDDYGCTVLCCTPTYALHLVATAKSIGMDLTRNRVSRIIVAGEPGGSLPAVRRRIEEAWGAALVDHAGASELGAWGFGSADGRGLHVIESEFIAEVLDFGGDDPSGTEVAEGEMGELVLTNLGRFGGPAIRYRTGDIVRAYRDHDQPSSFVWLQGGVIGRGDDMIVIRGVNIFPSSIEAILRESNELAEYRINVEQIDEMDQLHIEIEGTSQQAAEIAQLLRDRIALRVQVTPVAIDSLPRFQAKSRRLVDQRTRQG comes from the coding sequence ATGAGTGACATGAACCTTGCTCGTTTCCCTGCAAACGGCACTCGCGAGTCACTCGTGCTGCTGCAACTCGAGCGACTCAATGCGCTATTGGCAGTGGCTCGGACCCGACCGTTCTATGCCGATCGACTCAAGAACGTTTCGTTGCCGTTGACCTCGCTCAGACAACTTCGTGACATCCCCCTGCTGACCAAGGCGGACTTGATTCCGCAGTCGCGACCAAGTCCCGCGGCTATTTTTGATCTGCCCCTCACGCAATACACCCACATGCATCAAACCAGTGGGACCCGCGGTTGGCCGCTGCCGGTGCTCGATACGCAAGCGGATTGGCAATGGTGGATTCGCTGTTGGCACTACGTTTTGGATGCCGCCGAGGTGACGGCCGAAGACATTGCCATGATGGCGTTTTCGTTTGGTCCTTTTATTGGATTTTGGACTGCGAATGATGCAATGATCGATCGCGGCGCACTGTGCGTCCCGCTCGGAGGCATCTCGAGCGAATCACGCTTGAAGATGATCGACGACTACGGGTGTACCGTGTTGTGCTGCACTCCCACCTATGCATTGCATTTGGTGGCGACCGCTAAATCGATCGGCATGGATCTAACCCGAAATCGCGTTTCACGCATCATCGTTGCCGGTGAACCGGGCGGATCGCTGCCCGCGGTGCGCAGACGGATTGAGGAAGCCTGGGGCGCGGCGCTTGTCGATCATGCGGGCGCGAGCGAACTCGGCGCGTGGGGATTCGGCAGTGCGGATGGGCGGGGGCTGCATGTGATCGAATCGGAATTCATTGCCGAAGTGCTCGACTTTGGGGGCGACGATCCATCGGGCACGGAGGTTGCCGAGGGTGAAATGGGGGAATTGGTGCTCACGAACCTGGGGCGATTCGGCGGGCCGGCGATTCGCTACCGCACCGGTGACATCGTGCGTGCCTATCGCGATCACGATCAACCCTCGTCCTTTGTTTGGCTCCAAGGCGGCGTTATCGGGCGCGGCGACGATATGATCGTGATCCGCGGCGTGAACATCTTTCCCAGCAGTATCGAGGCGATTCTTCGCGAGTCGAACGAGTTGGCGGAATATCGAATCAATGTCGAACAGATCGACGAAATGGACCAGTTGCACATCGAGATCGAAGGCACGTCGCAGCAGGCGGCGGAGATCGCCCAGTTGCTGCGAGATCGAATCGCGTTGCGGGTCCAGGTCACCCCGGTTGCCATCGATTCGCTGCCTCGTTTCCAAGCGAAATCTCGTCGTCTCGTTGACCAAAGAACCCGCCAAGGGTAA